The following coding sequences are from one Halomonas sp. HAL1 window:
- a CDS encoding TIM barrel protein: MSMQIASAPCCWGVDDVNNPNLPPWQKVLDEAAQAGYQGLELGPYGYLPLAQGHLGEMLEERGLKVVAGTIFDDLVDPANRNNLIRQTHEICTFLKQLPELPSQPGKDYPAPYLVLIDHVHDERSLYAGHSDKAPRLDNVQWDTLMDHIRIIAELASREYGIRAVIHPHAGGYIEFEDEILQLMADVSYDTAGLCLDTGHLYYSGMDPVTWIRDHADRIDYLHFKDIEPKIFENVMASQVDFFDACARGVMCPIGEGVIDYEAIYQLLQEIGYKGYITIEQERDPRDADGSLADVTASLEYLKRRGFQNEF, from the coding sequence ATGAGCATGCAAATCGCCAGCGCGCCTTGTTGTTGGGGCGTCGACGACGTTAATAACCCGAATTTACCACCCTGGCAGAAAGTGCTGGATGAGGCCGCACAAGCGGGCTACCAGGGCCTAGAACTTGGGCCTTACGGCTACTTGCCGCTAGCTCAAGGGCACCTTGGAGAAATGCTTGAGGAGCGTGGTTTGAAAGTCGTCGCGGGTACTATTTTTGATGACCTAGTTGATCCCGCCAATCGAAATAACCTTATTCGTCAGACTCATGAAATTTGTACCTTCCTGAAACAGCTTCCAGAGCTACCAAGTCAGCCAGGCAAAGACTACCCTGCACCCTACTTGGTATTGATCGACCATGTTCATGATGAGCGCAGTCTATATGCGGGCCACTCCGACAAAGCGCCGCGTCTAGATAATGTGCAGTGGGACACCCTCATGGATCATATTCGCATCATTGCTGAGCTAGCTAGCCGCGAGTATGGCATCCGTGCCGTCATTCATCCCCATGCTGGAGGGTACATCGAGTTTGAGGATGAAATACTGCAATTGATGGCAGATGTTTCCTATGACACAGCTGGATTGTGCCTGGATACTGGCCATCTCTACTATTCGGGCATGGATCCCGTAACCTGGATTCGCGACCATGCTGACCGAATAGATTACCTGCATTTCAAAGATATTGAGCCAAAAATCTTTGAAAATGTCATGGCCAGCCAAGTGGACTTTTTTGATGCCTGCGCACGTGGAGTCATGTGTCCGATTGGAGAAGGAGTTATCGACTACGAAGCTATCTATCAACTCCTTCAAGAGATTGGTTATAAAGGCTATATCACGATTGAACAGGAGCGCGACCCTCGCGATGCCGATGGTAGCCTCGCCGACGTTACAGCCAGCTTAGAGTATTTGAAACGCCGGGGCTTTCAGAACGAGTTTTGA
- a CDS encoding Gfo/Idh/MocA family protein produces the protein MTGYKTMIQGDTKVTVPVRWAMVGGGQGSQIGYIHRCAALRDNSFQLVAGAFDIDPARGREFGVSLRLASERCYPDYQTLFAEEAKREDGIQAVSIATPNNTHFAICKAALEAGLHVVCEKPLCFNVTEAEELRALATENRCIVGVTYGYAGHQLVRQAREMIANGALGDIRMVHMQFAHGFHSEAVENASPSTRWRVDPRYAGPSYVLGDLATHPYYIAEMMLPELRIKRLLCSRQSFVASRAPLEDNAYVLMEYEGGAMGHLWASAVNAGSMHGQKVRVVGSRASIEWWDEHPNQLRYEVQGEPVRLLERGMEYLYPQAREDDRIGAGHPEGLFEAWANLYYRFALAMEAMDRNDVAGVEALGVPGIDAGLEGVRWVENCVRSADAGATWVDYF, from the coding sequence ATGACAGGATACAAGACCATGATACAGGGTGATACAAAAGTGACTGTGCCAGTTCGTTGGGCGATGGTGGGCGGCGGCCAAGGAAGTCAGATCGGTTATATCCATCGTTGTGCGGCGCTGCGTGACAATAGCTTTCAGCTGGTGGCCGGTGCATTCGACATCGACCCAGCAAGGGGTCGTGAGTTTGGCGTGTCGCTACGGCTAGCCTCCGAGCGTTGCTACCCAGACTACCAGACGCTGTTTGCCGAGGAGGCGAAACGAGAGGACGGTATTCAGGCAGTTTCCATCGCAACGCCCAATAACACCCACTTCGCCATCTGTAAGGCAGCGTTGGAGGCTGGCTTGCACGTAGTTTGTGAGAAGCCTCTATGCTTCAATGTGACAGAGGCCGAAGAGCTCCGGGCGTTGGCTACAGAGAACCGCTGCATCGTAGGTGTTACCTATGGTTATGCGGGCCACCAGCTGGTGCGCCAAGCCCGAGAGATGATAGCCAACGGGGCTCTCGGTGATATTCGCATGGTACATATGCAGTTTGCTCATGGCTTCCACAGCGAAGCCGTTGAGAATGCCAGCCCCAGCACCCGTTGGCGGGTCGACCCTCGCTACGCCGGGCCCAGCTATGTGCTAGGTGATTTGGCAACTCACCCGTATTACATTGCAGAAATGATGTTGCCAGAGCTTCGCATCAAAAGGTTGCTTTGTTCTCGGCAAAGTTTTGTCGCCAGCCGGGCACCGCTTGAGGATAATGCTTACGTACTTATGGAATATGAGGGTGGTGCCATGGGGCATTTGTGGGCTTCGGCAGTCAACGCTGGCTCCATGCATGGGCAAAAAGTTCGCGTCGTGGGCTCTCGAGCAAGTATCGAATGGTGGGATGAGCATCCCAACCAGCTGCGTTACGAAGTGCAAGGTGAACCTGTGCGTCTCCTCGAAAGAGGCATGGAGTATCTCTATCCTCAAGCGCGGGAGGATGATCGCATTGGCGCTGGTCATCCAGAAGGTTTATTTGAAGCGTGGGCTAACCTCTACTATCGCTTTGCACTCGCTATGGAGGCGATGGATCGTAATGATGTTGCTGGTGTTGAAGCGCTAGGGGTGCCGGGTATTGATGCAGGGTTAGAAGGCGTGCGTTGGGTAGAGAACTGCGTGCGTTCTGCCGATGCTGGAGCGACTTGGGTCGATTATTTCTGA
- a CDS encoding AraC family transcriptional regulator, whose product MIQRFKKPNRSSSLVVEQPGELLYMCMVEGKQSEMPRTMHRHSNCTEIVFISEGQGAHIIGGQKYATQDGDVLIYNSGTLHDESAQPSVGVVAYCCGFQGLKLRGLPANHLISAQDQPVLSSGEHYDSIKSLMQLLYDHVEVSRSADICHHLLQALIQLVNRMTVQPDAQLNILGYDLGQEVRRFIDERYADELDLQALAKRFKVSRYHLAHCFKASVGCSPIHYMIRRRMGEAQTLLINTGLSITEVAEQVGYHYPSYFNTAFKKVVGVPPSTYRKYYLGK is encoded by the coding sequence GTGATTCAGCGCTTTAAGAAACCTAACCGTAGTAGCTCTCTGGTGGTTGAACAGCCCGGTGAGTTGCTCTATATGTGCATGGTTGAAGGCAAGCAGAGCGAGATGCCGCGAACAATGCATCGCCATAGCAACTGTACTGAAATCGTTTTTATCAGCGAAGGGCAGGGAGCCCACATAATTGGCGGCCAGAAGTATGCTACTCAAGACGGCGACGTGCTGATTTATAACAGTGGTACATTACATGATGAGTCTGCTCAGCCAAGCGTCGGTGTTGTGGCCTATTGTTGTGGTTTTCAAGGGCTTAAACTTCGAGGGCTGCCTGCCAACCACCTTATATCTGCGCAGGATCAACCTGTGCTTAGCAGCGGCGAGCATTACGATTCAATTAAAAGTTTGATGCAGTTGCTATATGATCATGTCGAAGTTAGTAGAAGCGCTGATATTTGTCATCATTTGTTGCAAGCGTTGATTCAATTAGTAAATCGTATGACGGTTCAACCTGACGCGCAGCTTAATATTCTAGGTTACGACCTTGGACAGGAAGTAAGACGTTTTATTGATGAGCGATATGCCGACGAGCTTGATCTTCAGGCTCTCGCTAAGCGTTTTAAAGTAAGTCGCTATCACCTTGCTCACTGCTTCAAGGCCTCAGTAGGCTGCTCACCTATCCACTATATGATTCGGCGCCGAATGGGAGAGGCGCAGACTCTCCTTATTAATACAGGTCTGAGTATTACCGAAGTAGCCGAGCAGGTTGGTTATCATTATCCCAGCTACTTTAATACTGCTTTCAAGAAGGTTGTTGGAGTGCCACCTAGTACCTACAGAAAATATTATCTTGGCAAGTAG
- a CDS encoding LysE family translocator — translation MTELLAVITITLLAVISPGPDFAMVSRNSLILSRRAGLLTAFGIGLGVLVHVSYTLLGVGLLIQQSLWLFNAIKLAGAVYLVYLGVKMLRTKPGSTVSDNRVAPLSDLAALRTGFLTNVLNPKTTIFIVSLFMQVVKPETPLMVQAGYGLFTSVAHIVWFGLVALCFSAGIIRDRLLVARYWIDRIFGGLLVIFGVLLATDSRSR, via the coding sequence TTGACTGAATTACTAGCTGTTATCACTATTACTCTACTGGCCGTTATCAGCCCGGGACCGGATTTTGCAATGGTTTCTCGCAACAGCCTCATTCTGTCGCGCCGTGCGGGCCTGCTCACGGCATTCGGGATTGGGCTGGGCGTTCTCGTCCACGTTTCATATACGCTGCTCGGCGTGGGTCTGTTGATCCAGCAGTCGCTCTGGCTGTTTAACGCCATCAAGCTGGCCGGGGCCGTTTATCTAGTTTATCTGGGCGTTAAAATGCTCCGGACAAAGCCGGGCAGCACAGTGTCTGACAACCGTGTTGCCCCCCTGTCGGATCTGGCCGCCCTGCGCACCGGTTTTCTGACAAACGTGCTGAATCCCAAAACCACTATTTTTATCGTCAGCCTGTTTATGCAGGTGGTGAAGCCAGAGACGCCGCTCATGGTACAGGCTGGCTATGGCCTCTTTACCTCGGTGGCACACATAGTATGGTTTGGCCTAGTGGCACTTTGCTTTTCAGCGGGTATCATCCGTGACCGCTTACTAGTAGCGCGTTACTGGATAGACAGGATCTTCGGCGGCCTGCTGGTTATTTTCGGGGTACTGCTGGCGACGGACAGCCGATCGCGTTAA
- a CDS encoding PhzF family phenazine biosynthesis protein, producing MFLKMYQVDAFSDRVFGGNPAAVLVLEDWLPDSLMQSIASENNLAETAFVKRAGDGWNLRWFTPTVEVDFCGHATLATAHILVTEYGIPGPLSFSARVGHLKVEVKENGYLLDLPCIPPEDLAQLPDIISPIFSNQAESWFRNFENIFVVLSGEDAVRACQPDLSALAGLGPVGVVITGQSTSSQYDFVSRYFAPGAGIPEDPVTGSIHATLVPYWAEKLDKKCLSAWQASQRGGHLACELKEDRVVIEGKAATFMKAEICLPA from the coding sequence ATGTTCCTTAAGATGTACCAGGTTGACGCCTTTTCTGACCGGGTCTTTGGCGGAAACCCCGCTGCCGTTCTGGTACTTGAAGACTGGCTGCCGGACAGCCTGATGCAGTCTATAGCTTCAGAAAATAACCTTGCGGAGACGGCCTTCGTGAAGCGCGCCGGTGACGGCTGGAACCTGCGGTGGTTCACACCTACGGTGGAAGTGGATTTCTGCGGCCACGCCACGCTTGCGACCGCGCATATTCTGGTAACGGAATATGGCATACCGGGACCGCTCTCGTTTTCAGCCCGCGTCGGACATCTGAAGGTTGAGGTGAAAGAGAACGGCTACCTGCTCGATCTGCCGTGCATTCCTCCGGAAGACTTGGCGCAGCTTCCAGACATTATCAGCCCTATCTTCAGTAATCAGGCTGAGAGCTGGTTCAGGAATTTCGAAAATATCTTTGTGGTGCTGTCCGGTGAAGATGCGGTCAGAGCTTGCCAGCCTGATTTAAGCGCACTTGCGGGACTGGGGCCGGTCGGCGTTGTGATCACGGGTCAGAGCACGAGCAGCCAATATGACTTTGTCTCGCGTTACTTTGCGCCGGGGGCGGGCATCCCGGAGGATCCGGTGACCGGCTCAATACATGCCACCCTGGTTCCTTACTGGGCAGAGAAACTGGATAAAAAGTGCCTTTCTGCCTGGCAGGCCTCCCAGAGAGGGGGCCATCTGGCCTGCGAGCTGAAAGAAGACAGGGTAGTTATCGAAGGGAAGGCAGCCACATTCATGAAAGCGGAGATTTGCCTGCCGGCATAA
- a CDS encoding helix-turn-helix domain-containing protein: MTNKVNITTDPGADAQFISQAVATKLKAYRKEQKLSLDELSRRAGISKGMLVEMEKGLANPSIASLCKVAAALGISVADIVNVASPPAVHLIESQDIPTLWTGPKGGTARLLAGTSGPNMIEMWRWEMQPGELFKALSHPNGTYELFHVEQGELRIEVGETELVVPTGCSAVARTDVPHLYANDGESRLVFMMTVVELHQ; encoded by the coding sequence ATGACCAATAAAGTCAATATAACGACCGACCCCGGAGCCGATGCACAATTCATCAGCCAGGCCGTCGCCACCAAGCTCAAAGCGTATAGAAAAGAACAGAAGCTTTCCCTCGACGAGCTATCCCGGCGTGCGGGCATCAGCAAGGGAATGCTCGTCGAGATGGAGAAAGGGCTCGCCAATCCCAGTATCGCTAGCTTGTGCAAGGTAGCAGCAGCACTCGGCATATCGGTAGCAGATATCGTGAATGTCGCCAGCCCTCCGGCGGTGCACCTTATTGAGAGCCAGGACATCCCGACGCTATGGACGGGCCCCAAGGGAGGCACCGCTCGGCTGCTTGCGGGTACGAGTGGCCCCAATATGATCGAGATGTGGCGTTGGGAGATGCAACCTGGGGAGCTATTCAAGGCGCTCAGCCATCCGAATGGAACGTATGAGCTGTTTCATGTAGAGCAAGGAGAACTGAGGATAGAAGTCGGTGAAACCGAGCTTGTCGTTCCAACTGGCTGTTCAGCCGTGGCAAGGACGGACGTACCCCATCTGTACGCTAATGATGGCGAATCCAGGCTTGTCTTTATGATGACCGTTGTTGAACTTCACCAATAG
- a CDS encoding B3/4 domain-containing protein, giving the protein MNVVLPSIDSGISRIAPGFRALSISVEAAKIADPGIATEALSRACRSLAEGDVAWAKAHSSAWADVFRAFGAKPQRTPSSSDALRKRVLRDGSLPSIDPVVDLYNAISIEYALPVGGENIAAYVGEPRLVIANGTESFDTVIPPFITEAISRVG; this is encoded by the coding sequence ATGAATGTTGTCTTACCGTCAATCGATTCAGGGATATCTCGCATCGCACCGGGATTTCGTGCACTTAGCATTAGTGTGGAAGCGGCGAAGATCGCCGACCCAGGTATAGCAACTGAGGCCCTGTCCCGTGCCTGCCGGTCGCTAGCCGAGGGGGATGTTGCCTGGGCCAAGGCACATTCGTCGGCTTGGGCCGACGTGTTCCGTGCCTTCGGCGCCAAACCACAGCGCACCCCCAGCTCCTCCGATGCTCTACGCAAGCGGGTGTTGCGCGATGGCAGCCTACCGAGCATTGATCCCGTCGTTGATCTATACAACGCGATCAGCATTGAGTATGCCTTGCCGGTCGGTGGCGAGAATATTGCGGCCTATGTTGGAGAACCCAGGCTGGTAATTGCCAACGGAACGGAATCGTTCGACACGGTAATCCCCCCATTTATAACCGAAGCGATAAGTAGAGTTGGTTAG
- a CDS encoding IS3 family transposase (programmed frameshift), protein MRKSRFTDSQIMAILKQAESGVPVPELCREHGMSSATFYKWRSKYGGMDASMMKRLKDLEDENRRLKKMYAEERLKSELRQEALEGKVVKPSQRREMAKNAVDADRCSVRLACVAFGISETCYRYRAKLSHENAVIADWLVRLTHNQRNWGFGLCYLYLRNVKGFGWNHKRIYRIYRELELNLRIKPKKRLVRKKPEPLSVPQVLNGCWSMDFMHDQLADGRTYRLFNVLDDYNREGLIIDADFSLPAERVIRSLTQLIEWRGKPKAIRCDNGPEYISGKLVTWARQEGIELRYIQPGNPQQNAYVERYNRTVRYDWLSHYLFDSIAEVQDFATRWLWTYNHERPNMALGGITPKQKVAMAA, encoded by the exons ATGCGAAAATCACGTTTTACCGACAGCCAGATCATGGCGATTCTGAAGCAAGCCGAATCTGGCGTGCCGGTTCCTGAACTTTGCCGCGAGCACGGTATGAGCAGTGCCACGTTTTATAAATGGCGTTCGAAGTATGGCGGTATGGACGCGTCCATGATGAAGCGCCTCAAGGACCTGGAAGACGAAAACCGTCGACTCAAGAAGATGTACGCCGAAGAGCGCTTGAAATCCGAGCTTCGCCAGGAGGCCCTTGAGG GGAAAGTGGTAAAGCCATCTCAACGCCGAGAGATGGCAAAAAATGCAGTTGATGCCGATCGCTGCAGTGTACGGCTGGCCTGTGTGGCCTTTGGTATCAGTGAGACCTGTTATCGCTACCGGGCAAAGCTGAGCCATGAGAACGCGGTGATTGCCGACTGGCTGGTGCGTTTAACCCATAACCAGCGTAACTGGGGGTTTGGGCTGTGTTACCTGTATCTGCGCAACGTGAAGGGCTTCGGCTGGAACCATAAGCGCATCTACCGGATTTACCGGGAGCTGGAGCTTAACCTGCGGATCAAGCCCAAGAAGCGACTGGTGCGGAAAAAGCCGGAACCCTTGTCGGTACCGCAGGTTCTGAACGGCTGTTGGTCTATGGACTTCATGCACGACCAGTTGGCAGACGGCCGAACGTATCGATTGTTCAACGTGCTCGATGACTACAACCGGGAAGGTCTGATCATCGATGCAGACTTCTCGCTGCCGGCAGAGCGCGTAATACGCTCTCTCACGCAGTTGATCGAATGGCGCGGCAAGCCAAAAGCCATTCGCTGTGACAACGGCCCGGAATACATCAGCGGTAAGCTCGTTACCTGGGCAAGGCAGGAAGGCATTGAACTTCGATATATCCAGCCGGGGAATCCGCAGCAGAATGCTTATGTTGAACGCTACAACCGAACAGTCCGTTATGATTGGTTGAGCCATTATCTTTTCGACTCGATCGCTGAAGTACAGGATTTTGCCACACGCTGGCTCTGGACGTACAACCACGAGCGACCGAACATGGCATTGGGTGGGATAACACCGAAACAGAAGGTGGCCATGGCGGCCTAA
- a CDS encoding TraI domain-containing protein, with translation MKRLDNVPTHLSRTFTGTYRLTGRVVEFDNSKTPFLKLRLSDCVGDQIAVLNLSKITVPERIGHLDFVTASGVKCLSGQFLLDEFRKATREEVITLNTLQSLPRVYSPMPEVFDKLVATVQSLQSDCLREFLTRVLERKDRLETFLNAPASVNYHHAYPGGLLEHSLNVANNAVAMLRLNEPTMPRLMQEACFVAGLLHDIGKTYTYDSKGKPNAAWKLCSHDAFTLEACAYGLAYLDKHAPDLAIILRHVWTCASPGARYGQKAAITLARYIRDADGQSAMADNQMRAFCTKSHWGFSRLGQNLFWRPEVSTSQPQ, from the coding sequence ATGAAACGGCTTGATAACGTCCCTACTCACCTGTCTCGCACCTTCACGGGCACTTATCGCCTTACTGGCCGCGTGGTGGAGTTCGACAACTCGAAAACGCCTTTCTTAAAGCTGCGGCTAAGCGATTGTGTGGGGGATCAAATCGCGGTGCTCAACTTGAGCAAAATAACGGTACCGGAGCGCATCGGCCATCTAGACTTTGTTACCGCTTCCGGAGTGAAGTGTTTGTCAGGCCAATTCTTACTTGATGAGTTTCGCAAGGCGACCCGAGAGGAAGTGATCACGTTGAATACACTGCAGTCGTTGCCGCGAGTGTACTCCCCGATGCCAGAAGTATTCGATAAGTTAGTCGCGACCGTGCAGTCGCTTCAATCAGACTGTCTTCGCGAGTTTTTAACGCGGGTACTGGAACGCAAGGATCGTCTTGAAACTTTTTTGAATGCGCCGGCCAGCGTCAATTATCACCATGCCTACCCGGGCGGCTTGCTAGAGCATTCGCTGAACGTCGCTAATAACGCCGTAGCAATGCTGCGCCTGAACGAGCCTACTATGCCGCGCCTAATGCAGGAAGCATGCTTTGTGGCGGGGTTATTGCACGATATTGGGAAGACCTATACCTACGACTCGAAAGGCAAACCGAACGCCGCCTGGAAGCTTTGCAGCCACGATGCCTTTACCTTGGAAGCCTGCGCCTATGGGCTGGCGTATTTGGATAAGCACGCCCCTGACCTTGCCATCATCCTGCGGCATGTGTGGACATGCGCCTCACCTGGTGCGCGCTACGGCCAGAAAGCAGCCATAACGCTCGCTCGATATATCCGTGATGCTGATGGACAAAGTGCAATGGCCGACAACCAAATGCGAGCGTTTTGTACCAAAAGCCACTGGGGCTTCAGCCGCCTTGGCCAAAATTTATTCTGGCGGCCAGAAGTATCCACCTCACAGCCTCAATAG
- a CDS encoding tyrosine-type recombinase/integrase — protein sequence MGKVRQRKETGKLYLDFFYQGLRLREQTALKDTPTNRKKVEQLLAKVEAKILLDDLDYAEFFPGSKNLQKLGLNNAAKNQSLQPAQIENTQPAVETPLFNDFSDQWFDESKIQWRASHVRNVSSILDSSLKPAFGKKHIGDITKADILAFRTKLAKRRGRGATGLVSPKTINSHMSILRMVLDEAAERFDFETPYKNIKPLKLQKTHIEPFSLHEVQRIIDNVRADYCNYYTVRFFTGMRTGEVDGLKWTNIDFAKREILVRETLINGETEYTKTDGSQREIPMFGQVYDALKTQYAATGHMSKYVFCNQLGQPLDHNNVTKRVWYPLLKTLGLTKRRPYQTRHTAATLFLASGENPEWVARMLGHSSTEMLFKVYSRYVPNATRMDGSAFERLLGNTTPTKPQKEQHHETA from the coding sequence ATGGGTAAGGTTCGCCAACGTAAAGAGACGGGTAAGCTCTATCTGGATTTTTTCTACCAAGGCCTGCGGTTACGTGAGCAAACTGCACTGAAAGACACGCCTACTAACAGAAAAAAGGTGGAGCAATTACTGGCAAAGGTAGAAGCAAAAATTTTGCTAGATGATCTCGACTATGCTGAATTTTTCCCTGGCAGTAAAAATTTGCAGAAGCTGGGGTTAAATAACGCCGCTAAAAATCAATCTCTTCAACCTGCACAGATCGAGAACACTCAACCGGCTGTGGAGACACCGCTCTTCAACGATTTTTCTGATCAGTGGTTCGACGAAAGCAAAATCCAATGGCGTGCTTCCCACGTACGCAATGTGAGCTCGATCCTGGATAGCTCACTTAAGCCAGCGTTTGGGAAAAAGCACATCGGAGATATCACCAAGGCGGACATCCTGGCGTTCCGCACCAAACTAGCCAAGCGCAGGGGCCGTGGTGCCACGGGGCTGGTATCGCCTAAAACGATCAACAGCCATATGTCCATTTTGCGTATGGTGCTCGATGAGGCGGCCGAGCGTTTCGATTTTGAGACGCCGTACAAAAACATCAAGCCGTTAAAGCTACAGAAGACGCACATCGAGCCATTTTCGCTACACGAGGTGCAACGCATCATCGATAACGTCCGCGCAGACTATTGCAACTATTACACCGTGCGCTTCTTTACCGGCATGCGCACCGGTGAAGTCGATGGGTTGAAGTGGACAAATATTGATTTTGCTAAGCGGGAAATCTTGGTACGCGAAACACTGATTAATGGCGAAACAGAATACACCAAGACCGATGGCTCGCAGCGTGAAATCCCTATGTTTGGTCAAGTGTATGACGCGCTAAAAACGCAGTACGCCGCCACTGGGCATATGAGTAAGTACGTGTTCTGCAATCAGTTGGGGCAGCCTCTTGATCACAATAACGTGACGAAGCGCGTGTGGTATCCCTTGTTGAAGACTCTTGGGCTGACCAAGCGGCGCCCTTACCAAACGCGCCATACCGCCGCGACGCTTTTTCTGGCCTCAGGTGAAAACCCTGAATGGGTGGCGCGAATGCTGGGCCACAGCTCCACCGAGATGCTGTTTAAGGTGTATTCGCGTTACGTCCCCAATGCCACCCGTATGGATGGCTCAGCCTTTGAGCGTTTGCTCGGCAATACCACGCCTACCAAGCCCCAGAAGGAGCAGCATCATGAAACGGCTTGA
- a CDS encoding helix-turn-helix transcriptional regulator, with protein sequence MVRCHLARLMGEHKMKIVDVARETGLNRNTVTLLYKETAQRIELDALDKLCKLFNCKVGDLLEIQEDHEKNEK encoded by the coding sequence ATGGTTCGTTGTCATCTCGCGCGCTTGATGGGTGAGCACAAAATGAAGATCGTGGATGTTGCGCGTGAAACAGGCCTTAACCGCAATACTGTTACGCTTCTTTATAAAGAAACCGCTCAGCGAATCGAGCTGGATGCATTAGATAAGCTATGCAAACTTTTCAATTGTAAGGTGGGTGATTTGCTTGAAATTCAAGAAGATCATGAGAAAAATGAGAAATGA
- the phbB gene encoding acetoacetyl-CoA reductase, giving the protein MTNQAPVAWVTGGTGGIGTAICRSLADAGYLVVAGYHNPDKAKTWLETQRADGYNNIELSGVDLSDHNACLEGAREIHDKYGPISVLVNCAGITRDGTMKKMSYEQWYEVLDTNLNSVFNTCRSVIEMMLENGYGRIINISSINGRKGQFGQVNYAAAKAGMHGLTMSLAQETATKGITVNTVSPGYIATDMIMNIPEKVREAIRETIPVKRYGTPEEIGRLVTFLADKESGFITGANIDINGGQFMG; this is encoded by the coding sequence ATGACCAATCAAGCCCCCGTCGCCTGGGTAACTGGTGGAACTGGTGGTATCGGTACGGCAATTTGTCGTTCGTTGGCAGATGCGGGATATTTGGTCGTCGCGGGTTACCACAACCCCGATAAGGCCAAGACCTGGCTAGAAACGCAGCGTGCTGACGGCTATAACAATATCGAATTGTCCGGTGTCGACCTTTCTGACCACAACGCCTGCCTGGAAGGTGCCCGCGAAATTCATGACAAGTATGGCCCCATCAGTGTACTAGTGAACTGTGCGGGTATTACCCGTGATGGCACCATGAAGAAAATGTCTTACGAGCAGTGGTACGAAGTGCTCGATACCAACCTCAACAGTGTTTTTAATACCTGCCGTAGTGTCATTGAGATGATGCTAGAGAATGGCTATGGTCGGATCATCAATATTTCATCCATCAATGGCCGTAAGGGGCAGTTTGGTCAGGTGAACTACGCGGCGGCGAAAGCTGGCATGCACGGCTTGACCATGTCGCTGGCGCAGGAGACGGCGACCAAGGGGATCACGGTTAACACGGTATCGCCTGGTTATATCGCTACCGATATGATCATGAATATTCCCGAAAAAGTGCGCGAAGCCATTCGGGAAACAATCCCAGTGAAGCGCTATGGCACGCCAGAAGAGATTGGCCGCTTGGTCACTTTCTTAGCCGACAAGGAATCAGGGTTTATTACCGGTGCTAACATTGATATCAACGGTGGTCAGTTTATGGGCTAG